The following nucleotide sequence is from Pungitius pungitius chromosome 6, fPunPun2.1, whole genome shotgun sequence.
GTGGTACTGttcatacatacatattcaGCCTCTAACTGTCCCCTTATTGTAAGAGGTCTATCAATATACACTAAGGACGCAAAATGTTATAACAGCGTATTTAAGACAGGACCTGCAGCTCAACAGTCTTTTCTTGTCTATTTAAGTACTGTAGTGTGTGCCATTTTTACACCTGCGGTCTGTGTGTATTCTTTTACTCAATGTGAAATCACAAAAGGAAAACTCTGATTTAGATCAAAGCAGTGAAACATTTGTGCGGTTTTCCTCTTGTTCCTTGAATAGTTTACTCATCATAAGGAGTGCTACTCAGTCTGTGAACACAGTTGTTGTCATTTCTACTCATTACTTATTTAGATAGATAGTTGGAACACATTTTTTCCgtgtctttttttgtatatttcatCATTCAAGTAAATCAAAAAGTCTCACACAAGGTTCTCCGCCTTTGCTTGGAGCCTTCATGTTTTTAGCAAGGAGCCTTACTTAGAAACTGGAGTAGATTGAAAACATTAGTGCTCATCCTGCAATTGAGGGTCCCTGCATTAGCTCGACCGACTTCTTGCTTTATTTAGTTCATTCTGTTTGCTACGTGTCTCTTGTGAGTGCGTTTCTAAAAGCCCCTTCAATCCCCTCAGACTTTAACATGCAGTTTTACACGGCGCATAAAAACATGCTCACCGATTTCAGTAATTGTAATTGGCTGACATTGTGTATCGCtgccaaaaaaatgtattcacttCAGCCCAAATGGGTCCAAACAACACGTCAGTTGTGATGCTGAATAATGAAGCTGTCGGCAAAAATCTGTAGGAATGCAAGATGGCAATTAGTGCTCATTGACATGCAGAATGTTAGTGATGTATTTTATTGGcagggccactgacgatcggatGACGTTTATAGGGTTACTGTAGTTTGACAGGAACATTGGCTTTGGAATCACattgaaagaacagcacattcaTGGTTGTCTTTAAAAGACGTCTTTGGGCATTATTTGTATGCTGCGTCACTTTTTAGCCCGACATCCTGATCACAGCTGTTAAAGAGACTGTATAATAATGTCATTGtcctgaaagaaaaaaggtttaatAGCTCTCACTTGTATCCCGAGAATAATGAgatattctcatttttttttattgtgacagACTCAAAGAAAACGTCATCATCAgtaatttaataaacaaaatgtaaatttacAATACATACAAGTGAAGAGAAAAACGGTATGATCATTTTAAGATATGCGTTACCGTGAAATTAAGACATTTGGCTGATATTATATTTACACGATTAATACATCAGAATCCAACAATAGAAATCCAACTGGTGAATCTCTTTTCTGTCTGTGCACACGATGAAATGTGATTATTGCTACATCGGGCATGATAGCTCACTGTCTTCACTGTATTCGGATTCAGCCTaactgataaaaataaaataatataccTCTGTCAATACTTGGATGCTAACAGCTGAGGGACTTTGAGGACTGCAGTCATAGGAGGAAGCTGCCTACATTCTTGCGGACATGCTTGTGGCCCCTCGTTTCCTGTCAACAATACTCCAGTTACGTCTTCTCATGTCAGGTTAGCATGAATTTAGAATTGGCAGAATATCTCTAAAATGCTGCATTTCCAACAGTCACTCAAGAAAAGAAGATACCGCGAGATGACTCTTGGCGACACATAACAGATTCAGAGTGTGCGTCGCAGAGTCACCGTTTAGCAACCACAACACCGTTGACACTTGGTCTCAGGAAGTGCTGCTTCTCTTTctgctcctcggcctcctcttcAGGACATCTTCTTCTTGGTCACTTTCACAATCCCTCTGCAATCAAAAGAAACGTTTGAGCTGAGAAACGGCGGTGAGGTAGTGAGGCGACAGGTGATGATGACAGTTCAGctatatgtaaaaataaaaagagatttAGTTGAAGTTGATACTACTCTGTACTGTTTGTACAATGTGGTAATTGGCTTTGCGCAACccaaaaagaaacaggaagaaacAGCTTCCCCAGGTTTGTTTGCAAACTACCAGCTACCACAAAGCTCACAAATTGATAGCTTATAACTTGGTTGTTTCATTTGTATTACAGTTACAAGTTTAAAATTGAATTTGAGTTTTTGTGCTGCACTCTTTCTTGACCTGGGaagctaactgactttttacattGCTGCTTTTATATTTATAAGATCTATATTTACCACTCAGACGTTAAAGATCGTTAGGAATCTTCTCAAACCAGAAATCCCAAACTGGACCGTTACACTACAGTTTAATGGGGTCATTTCTCACCCCATTCTGCTCAAGTTCTTTGGGCCCCTTCTTCATGATCCGCGTTAGGTGATTGCAAAGAGCCACAATCCTGAACGACAGCTGTAAAACAGACGAAAACAATGACAATGAGGCCTGGAACCAGCcacatttttttgtatgaaactGTGCAAGGAACAGTGAAACTTTACCTTCCACCTGCGTCTGGCATACTGTCTCTTGAAGTTGTCCAAGTTGACCACGGACAACCTCTTGACCAAGGCCTGTCTGGGATTCAGAGGCTGcagagacacaatgaggcattAAATGACAGGGGAGGTGTCTTTAATGCTGATGTAAAATATTCAAGAAAATTCAAAAACATAACACTACGGTTGTGGTCTAATTTTGATAATATAATTTGAGGGAAATGTATTCTAAAGTCTGAGATCACAGAGGAATCAGTTTAGCAGAGGGACAATAAATGCTGAATATTTATTTCAGAGTAAAGTCAACAGTGGAAAAGGTCAGTGTGCACATCAGAGGCTCAAAGTGTGAGCCGGGTACAGGACAATCTGATGCTTAAAACACAGTAAGGTGACATACTTTTGAAACACTTTTTTCTTGTTAtagatgttgttgttattgatttccaataaaaacatctccaaaaaagaaagaaaatagttaaataatttgtaaaaccattacttaaataaatgttatcttTAATAAAAGTGCATATTTGAATCCATGAAAAATGGATCAGATACTTAAATAAAGAATGATGACTACAGTTAACTTTAGAAATTTTTCAGAACctcttttgaaaaaacaaaacaataaacataACAATCAATAcaaccaataaataaataaaaaatggaataaaaaaaaaaaacaataaaaaaagggtaAATTATGATAAATTACattgaaaacaagaaaacatgCATAACTAATATtcatttacattattatttctcAAAATTCAAAAGCTATACAATCCTTTCAATTAAACCAGAGCATAATCGTATGTTCATATCACACGATTTTAGAATAAATCCTCCAATAATCatgctatacaaaataaatagttgGACATTTCCCATTTTATGTTTTATGACACTCTCGTGTCTGATAAATATAAAACTGCAGCCAGAAGGTCGACTTTTAGTTTGTCAATAAAGGCTGTGAGAAACAGATATCCAAAAGTCACCGCCTTCTGACGGTAGCGTCATATTTAACGTAAAGACTAAACAGTTATACATTGAGTTTGTGTGCtgctgaaacaaaaaaacaacgtgTCGAATTTGACCAtcttcattttcaaaaacaacGTAAATTAAAGTGCATCTTCCTTTGTGCGTGTTATCCGGACTCTCAGAGTGTTTGTTTGGCCTCAGTGCTCAGGTCCTTCCTGCAGGACGGATGCGCCACTTCCTTGGTTGCGTGCCTCACGTCCGTGATCCCCATGCAGTTGTTGGCCTCCTCCGTGGGACGCAGTGAGCGCATCACCTCCTGCAGCCACCGCAGCTCGGCGCTCAGCTCCCGCCTCAGAGCGTCCAGCTGACCCTGCCTGTGGCCGTACTTCCCGCTGATGCTCTCCAGACTGGCGTCTATGGACTTCaagtcctcctgcagcaggctCCTCGTGGCCTCCACTTTACAAAACCCGTAGCGCACCTGGGACAGATGCTTCCTCGCCGACTCGCTCTCCTCCTTGTACCAGCTCTCTTTGCCATTATAGATGGTGAGCAGTGCTTCTATGTCGCCTTGCAGGGAGTGGTGGGCTACGGCCACCTCTGACAGCCCCCGCTCCATCAGACTTACGTCCTCCGCCACGTGGGCGAAACGCTCAAagtttgcatgtgtgttgttCTGGGGCGTGCCGGAGTGGGACTGAACGGTGTACTCTTGAAGACGCTTCGTCTTCAGCTGCTCCGCTTTCTTCTCAGCCTCGAGGGCAGCGCTGTCCTCTTCCATGTGGTCACAGGACTTCAGACATAAGGATggggagtgagggggagggggggggacactgaaTGTGAGGTCTCATTGTTGAGATtcgtgaaaacacacacagtgatgaatATATCCCAGCAGCCGTGGCAACGTAGGATTAGTGTGTGACCCTGCAGCCATGGCAGGTAAGAGTTTCCCAAGAACAGCAAACATTGGTGGTGTGTTATGTCTCCTGCCGTCATGCTGGTGTCCAAAAAAAGACCAAGGTTCCACAGCAAAACCACGTTCATATGCATCTCAGAGACCTCCCCAACATTACATTGTGTTAAATCTCCATGCTATTAAAAGCACAATTAGGAACCGATTGCTTCAGTTTGACCACTTGAAATTTAAGATATGTGTTGATGGGTAAATGGTGAAAACATATCCTGATGGAAATAATACACAGTAACTGTGATAAgctatgtttatatatatatatatatatatatatataacaacaaACTTGTTACCCTCATGTCTCATGTTACCTTTGACACATCAATCTATGGTTCACATGTGACAGGAAGTGGGCCTCTCAGTAGttattaagaaaaataaaacatgctacaataaacacaaaccaAACTCGTACCTTAATCCAGGGATGGTCGAGGGCCTCTTGAATGGTCATCCGTTTTCTAAAATGACAAGAGAAGGCAAATGCAGCTAAACAAATACACCCGAGCAACTCAACGTCACACACGGATCACGGTGAGCAGTCGCAGGATGTGAATACGTTCCCACCGGGATAACTTTCACTGGAATATTTGGTTTCCTGGGGGTTCAAGTGCCAAAGAGAGAGGTCACATAGTACTGTTCTCTTACTTTCACATTGTGCACCAAAACACTAAATGTGCCCTTcggcttgcaaaaaaaaaaaaattctgttgaCTGGCTGTATTGGATTAAGTGTGCACATCATGTGTGCTCTGGGCTTTGTTTTGCCAcgattgacctttgaccttcagccGTTTTTTTTACCTCGTGTCCTTCTCCAGTAGCTGCCTGATGAAACTCTTGGCCAGCTCGCTGGTGTTGCTGAAGAGCTCTTCGTCAAAGTCGTAGTCCACCGCCGAAATGTTTCCCAGGGTCTCCTGCTTGGTGTCACCCAGGAACGGCGACGCGCCGCTCAAACTAAAACAACATTCCCACACGCGCGTTGAGTGACCGCGATAACGTCTCTAGGTGCATCGAGCGTCTCAGTCATAATCAGGAATCATCCAGACTTACAGTATGTATGTGATGACTCCAATGCTCCTGTGAAATAGAAGCACGCGGTTAATCCGAAGCAATGCACCCTGCTCTATGAGAGTCAGAAGCAATTAAAAGCTCTTACCACATGTCGGCCTCCAAGCCAAGAGGCTCGTAGTTGACTATCTCTGGAGCTGAAAATAGACAGCGAACACGTCGCACATCAGTGCCGGGCAAAACGCTGCACGCCTTCTCAGAATGTCGCAAACACGTTTCATGTCAAAACACTTACCAACAAACTCAGGagttccaaaaatgtttttgaaatccGCCCCGGCTTCTAATTTGTGAGCCAGTCCAAAGTCTATGAGTTTGATTCGGGGTAGAGCGACATTCCTGTCCAGCAGCATTATGTTTTCAGGCTAGAgttgaagaaacaaaaagtgaGGCTCATTTTTAAGCAGATTCTGACCCTTATTGGAACATTCATAAACGACAATGAGTGAAATAAGTTACCTAGTTAAAGTCGCCTTTTGTGtaagcataaaaaaaagaaaacattgtcattctggtttttattaattaaaatacaccTTGGGAAATGTACTTATTTGATTTTGACGAGAAGATTTTAGATCTGTGTTTGTACGCTTGCTATGAAGCTTCTGCTAGCAGCTTGTTGACTGTAGAGTGAAGACTACAATTATGGCTGCACTGCGAGCCTCTAGTCCTCAAGCAAAGCTTGTAGGACAAATTGAGTACTTCTTGGGGGACAAGTAAATTCCTGTTGTGGTCCTGACCAAAAAACAGCTGGTAAGTAGTTTCGCACAAAACCCTTTATAGGACAGCAACGTGCCACTTTTGCACTTAATATGTGAGCTTAGCGCAGCAGCTGTGTTGCTCTGGATTCCTCCCTCCAAATGAGTGCACACATCTGTCATTGATAAGTAGTAAAGGTCACGACCTCCGGCCGGTTGAATCGAGCCCTTTGCTGAATGCTCCTTTTCCTAAATTGCCAGATGTAAAGCATTAAGTGCAAAGTGGAGCTGCAGCCACGGAGAAACAGTGACTATCAGCAGCGTGGGCGACACTGCTCTCTGAAAGAGAAGAGATAACGTTGCTGCGGTGTCTGTTACTGAGTGTCTGGACTCCTGCCAGAGAAAACAGGAAGGAAGTGCGATTCAGAAAAGCGAGTCATTAAACacctgctatatatatatatatttggagtTTActctttgcatgtgtgtgtacagttcAGCAGCAGTTTTCCTCTTTCGTGAGACACAATTCGTGTGGTGCATGTGATGCACAGGTGGAGCATGTTGTACCTTCAGATCGAAATGTACGATCCTCTTGGAGTGGAGGTACTCGACTCCATCAAGGATCTGTTTCATGAACTGAGTAGCCTCCTCTTCACTGAGCGACTCCTTCTGAGCTAAGAAATCAAACAGCTCTCCCCCGGAcaccctgtaacacacacacacacacacacaataagacTCTCGTGAACATTATCTGAAGTGAGTTTTTAAATGTGGATGCATTGGTTCTGGattgaggggggtggggggcagtggTGTGGTGGTCCGGTCATGGGTTCAAACCCGCTCTGTATCTTTCTGGGTGCagtttgcatgtgtgtctctgggtACTCCGGCCTCCTCCCACTGTCCACA
It contains:
- the dapk2b gene encoding death-associated protein kinase 2 isoform X2, encoding MKTPGMAVFKQQHIEDFYELGEQLGSGQFAVVKRCVERSTGVEYAAKFIKKRQSRASRRGVKREEIEREVNILQQLQHNNVVALHDVYENRTDVVLILELVSGGELFDFLAQKESLSEEEATQFMKQILDGVEYLHSKRIVHFDLKPENIMLLDRNVALPRIKLIDFGLAHKLEAGADFKNIFGTPEFVAPEIVNYEPLGLEADMWSIGVITYILLSGASPFLGDTKQETLGNISAVDYDFDEELFSNTSELAKSFIRQLLEKDTRKRMTIQEALDHPWIKPLNPRQALVKRLSVVNLDNFKRQYARRRWKLSFRIVALCNHLTRIMKKGPKELEQNGRDCESDQEEDVLKRRPRSRKRSSTS
- the dapk2b gene encoding death-associated protein kinase 2 isoform X1 codes for the protein MKTPGMAVFKQQHIEDFYELGEQLGSGQFAVVKRCVERSTGVEYAAKFIKKRQSRASRRGVKREEIEREVNILQQLQHNNVVALHDVYENRTDVVLILELVSGGELFDFLAQKESLSEEEATQFMKQILDGVEYLHSKRIVHFDLKPENIMLLDRNVALPRIKLIDFGLAHKLEAGADFKNIFGTPEFVAPEIVNYEPLGLEADMWSIGVITYILLSGASPFLGDTKQETLGNISAVDYDFDEELFSNTSELAKSFIRQLLEKDTRKRMTIQEALDHPWIKSCDHMEEDSAALEAEKKAEQLKTKRLQEYTVQSHSGTPQNNTHANFERFAHVAEDVSLMERGLSEVAVAHHSLQGDIEALLTIYNGKESWYKEESESARKHLSQVRYGFCKVEATRSLLQEDLKSIDASLESISGKYGHRQGQLDALRRELSAELRWLQEVMRSLRPTEEANNCMGITDVRHATKEVAHPSCRKDLSTEAKQTL